The sequence below is a genomic window from Harmonia axyridis chromosome 1, icHarAxyr1.1, whole genome shotgun sequence.
TGCTTTATCTATACATTTTTTGTCTGTTATGCAGCTGAACTGATTTTCTGTACAATTGCTCTCACTATGTAGCATGAAAAAGGGATTGATTGACGCATCTCCTTGTGAAATAATAACAGCAAACAGCAAAAACTTCAACATCTGAAAGATTCACCAAATTTTTCACTCACTTTAATTAAATTTCTATATACCATAAAAGACATGTAACAAAATCTCAAACATTGCTATTATATTaaaagaaatcaatatttttcattatgcgAAAAGTAGTTAAGtacaacaaaattaaaaatcaatgaatattaaattgaattattatgttttcaaataactaattttgttttaatttaattaGTTTATTTCAACTTAATGAAGTTAGAATTGatatcataaattttatttctagaaAGACATTTCATATCCAAAGTGTTTGTAATTCATAACAACTACAACCAGTATAATACACAAGTATAGGTACAAGATATTAAGGGAAAGTTCAAATTGATACTACttttagagatatttcaatcTGACTTGTTACATTTTGGTATCCCATAATTCCAgttgaaaaaatgttcataTAATTAGTATCTTCTCAATTCTCAACGAAAATAAATCCAATGAAATTTTGTAAACATCATGTCAAAAAGTActattataattgaaatttgatcatTCTTACCTTCAAGTTTGAAATGTTGGAAACTAAAATCTGTACCGCATGAGTGTCGAAGAGATATAGGACAAAATGGTGGACGAATGATATTATCTTTCTTCTTCGACCCTCATACTACCCAGatgttttttgataaaatttatgattgagtgtttccattttttctatcaaatatgtTTCGTATTGAATTAAAGTGATAATTAAGGAGAGTTTGTTTACGTCTAACAATAATAAATGGATAACGATACAAATAAACATTCTGGTTGAATGAGGAAGTGTTACATCTTCATTTTTACTGCCTATAGACCTACATTTGTTtaataaaacaatgaaaattgcgTATTATGTTAATCTATTTTGATCGAATGTGGAGCCTTGAAAAATTTATCGTATCCCTTCATTAAACTTAGTAATTTCGTCATTCCAACAATAATATGCAATCGTAAATACTGAAGCACTGGAGCCAGGaccttttgagcgctcgtcattaaTTCGCCAATATCACCGGGCGAAATAGACGATAATAGGTGATACTTATGTACCTAACTATAGTAGGTATGTGGCTAAAGTTAATTTTGAAACTAGTTTTCTAATACCtatatcaaattatttttcatatattatcAATATGCTGATATTCGACATTAATTCAACATTGATCGAAACCATTAAATAACCAACTATCTATAGAACACGTTGATTCTGCTTTTTCTAATAACAATATCATCACCTTTCAATTTATCTTTTATATAAACATATCATTCATAGTCTATCGTTTATTTCGGTAACATAAACGTTTGTGTTCATAATTATATCATCGTCtatgttgaatatttctttcaatcgacgtctcaacctttttttttgaCTCAAATGGTCGATAATTAATGCTAATGGAATGTCCGTTTTGAATCGATGATAAAAGTATTATATTTATCTGTGATGTACAAACATTAACACATTTACTCAAGCGGTTATTTACTATATTATATAAACACCTATAGTCACTctttgctagtccagcaaagtcacccgtaacacgctgaaattgtcagttcatCTTAGAATACTGGAGCCAAGCGCGGTTGGGAGTTCGATGGGTATGGCAGCTTTAACACCGCGTGTTAAAAGCTCAAAGTTTATTTCCCTCAAACAAAGTCCTCTGCTATGGAAAGTGTATTTGGCAGAGATCAGTGAGTGCCGAACTAACGATTCTATCAGTGAGGTCAGGATGAAACAACGCAATTCCCTCAAAAATTTGATTGGGTCAAGTACGTCTCGCCAAACattgtatttgaaatattcagaatgtaCCAAAGAAATAACCAGAATAATTTATACGTGTCTATTTTTTGTTACGTATAATACTTAAcaattgtttatatatttatgtgttcaatcaaccttcaatattgatataatatttcGAGCAAATCAACGGCTGATTATTCAACCATTTCACAACGTTATATTAACGTACCTGTGCTCATTGGGATATATGTACTTAGTCTCCAATTGGCACAAATTTTGCTCGAAGCTTGGAATAGATATTTATATataggtacagggtgtcccggaaaGAATGCGATGAACGGATACCATGagttaaggtcatcatggagaaCTCGTATTAAGAGgattcaatcgcctgagtgccttcgttcgGGATATGCAGGATGATGTTCAtctcatgagtgaaatttcacagttcaataactctttaactaatcgaccgaacaatttcaaattttgccaCCTTTTattatcgccttccttcaatattcctGAAATCGGGTAAAACAGATCCGgactagaaaaatttcagacttcctattttcgtgaatattggatcacactGTATGTGAACATTAGGTACCTCATCTTTGGTATTCGGTTAAGATATCTAGAAACCCTGGTGTGTGCACTGATTTGATTTTGTTTCGGATTGTTTGAGAaagtccacctgttgctttgacTAGAACTTACCAGatttctgtaaggtggcgctcttcagaattgttcgaatACCCGTTCgagaaactgcaaactttcacaataaattacaattcagtttttACAGGtgtaagtagacacaccagggttTCTACTGTTTCTAGTTATCTCAAATTCTGTGCTTAAAGACATGACAAAATTTAACTcactctttaatatttgcgaCATATGATGCATACGGAAAAAGGGTTAAAAACGCACgcttgaataaaaatttattgtaCAACCTTCACATTAAAACTTTTTGTCAGTACCTTTTCAAAGTaaaaactttttaaaattctaaTTAGAAATTCGGAGTAATAGCTTAAACTTCCAACCTTGCAAaatgatatatattttaattttatattttttcatattgagagttacagaaaataataagcctttatattaaatatataccctttattattcattttgataataaGTCAAAAAATAAGGGTgaattaaattaacaataaattaagataaagattaaatttattagtttttcacataaaaatagaAGTTATTCCAAGTTtataattcatacaaatatcATAAGCTTTATAATTCTTTCTTTATAACACCTCCACTGATCAAATGATAAGAGAGCCACCAAGCTAAAACTGGTTGAGTAAAAGCAACAAATAGAAGAAAGTACAATCGTCTTTTATTGCCCATTCGTTGGCTTGGATCCCCATAATAACTAGTTTGAGTACTAACTTCTGACAAAACTTGTGCTTTCAATGACCTAATAAGAAAGAAAGCCAAGGCAAAGTTTGTATAAAGTAAACAAACATAATAACCAGTTTTTCCTCCAAATAAACTTATGAGTACACTAAAAATCATCCCAACAAACTTGTAACCACTATATGCCAGAAGATCTAAGGTACGAAGATTAGTTTGAATCATTGATATATACAATGTACCTAAATAAACGCACAACTCAACCACAAACCAAGCCAAAGCAGAGGATGAAAGAATTCCAATTTGTTCAAATGTAAATCTCTGTTGGGTCCCTAAGAGAAGTCCTGCAAttaatatatatgtaatataagcCATCATAGGAATATACAGGTCTGGCGCATTTATTTCAAACCTAGGTTGGACTGGTGCATCTTGTTCATATTTAATTGACCAATTCTGAAAACATATTCTTAATGTACattgagaatttttcaatttctgccaAATTTTCTGTGGTTATAAAATCATGGAATAAAAGGTATAAGTAACTCAATGCCAACCTACCGAATGAGTGAATGGAAATAAGAGAAgcattaattttttcaacacaTATTTGGTATCAACTGCAAAATAGTATTTTAGTTTTCCAACAGGAACAAATCTTCCAACTTCTTTTTGTATCATAGTTGTTCCCACACTAGCCAActgaaaaaatcatcaaattaaTCTACAAAAGAAATGAGAATGGAAAGCATTACCTGTTGACCATATTGAAGGGCAAAGTCTTGTACAATTGGTTGTTTGAAAGCAGATAAGTTAGGTCTTTGAGAACTGTCCATATATGGCATATTCATATTATATAAAACATTTGGTGGTGCAGAAGGACCCACATCTACATTCTGACTCATCATGGGAGAAGTCACAtaatcttgaaaaaatttaggatgaataaaaaaattcataattctgGCAATGATCTAGAGAATAATACAATTCAAATTAATGTTGAACAGCAAGCATCACaactatttcaattgaaattatgtAATGCAATTATAGATCACTAGCATATTATTAATATCCTTCTAATGTCTAGATCTTTCTTCCGCATAGCTtaaaatgtatgaaaaaataattgacaatGTTAATAATCATATGGACTAGTACCTTGCGGAGGGTACTGCGGTATATTTTGGGGCTCTTGACCCATATTTGCATAAGTTGGTTGTTGAGGTACGTTCGCCTCGAAGGGTGTATATCCCATTGcattcacatcactaactctTTTGACTTTACGACCAAAACCTACAAAAATATGTGATCAGAATTAAGATGTGATCTATTTTCATTCAACTAACTGGTTCGTGTACCAGCATttgaattataattcattttgaCCAGAGAATATCAGTCGCATATATATGAATATcactccatttaaaaaaatatttattaattagaAAAACATTCCTATGAGAATTTATCAGACAACTTGGTTAACACATATAGACGTCAAACGTCACAACTGATAatgtcaaaaattatatttttttatctcTGGTCTACTCATCGAAAATAGTGCAACTCTACTTTTGCTCTCGTTGTATGAAAAACAAATGATGAGAAGAAACATCACATAAACCTTAGAACATCAATATTCTAATCTAAgacaaaaacagaaattgaAATACTTTGTTACCCCCTGTTATGAAATGTTGTTTTAAGAACATCATTTGTATCTCTATGGCCAGATCAAaccacaaaaaaatatataaattttaacctgttaaataaataacaaaattttcaggaaaaatgtttttttctctcttttCTAGTTTGCCAAAACCTTTGCTAATAGGAAGTGGTTTAGCCGCAGCATTTGGTGCTAGTGTATTACTTAAGTAtaccaaaatttcatatttctatTTCCAACCTTTTTCTTTGGGACTGTTATTCAAATATCAACAATAAAGTATAGATTATTCTTTCAACGGAACTATACTTCTTTTTAAGTTAAgattcaaatacttttgaaatgcCCATCAGCTCCCTCATATCATGTTTTGTATAAAAGTGTAGAATCACTTATTTAATGTAGAACGGAACTTAGAAAAGAAGATACCTCCAATAATATTCAGTTAAGTCAAAAATTTTAAGTATTTCTGAGAATattgattcatttatttattctcagAGAAACCAGTGGGGGGGCTAAATACAGCAGTGATGTTATGATTGAAAACAAAGTGGTTATTATCACTGGATCTAATACAGGAATAGGGAAAGAAACAGCAAGAGATCTAGCTGGGCGTAAAGCTAAAGTTTATATGGCTTGCAGAGACATGAAAAAATGTGAAGCTGTAAGAAATTCTCTTATAGAGAAGTATTTATTTCACATATGTTTTTTTACTTGAAAACAATATCTTGTAGGCCAGGGAAGAAATCGTATTAGAAACTggaaataaatatgtatattgcAGAAAATGTGACTTAGCATCAATGGAATCTATTAGGAAATTTGTAAAGCAGTTTAAAAAAGAAGAGAAACGCTTAGATATACTCATAAACAATGCAGGTGTTATGAGGCCTCCTTATTCTAAAACTCGTGATGGTTTTGAATTACAGTTAGGTGTTAATCATATGGGTCATTTTCTATTAACTAatttattattagataatttGAAAGTGagtattttgttattattttatcaaatttcaagaTTTACTTCACCTATTGATTGCTATAACTGTTAATATTTATCATTAGCTAAATTTGATTACTCAATGATAATGATCTATATAAAGAAATAAGAACTATTCCTCATGATTTTTGATTTGATCATTTTGAgtataataaattttcatttcttgattTAATCTTAGGTTAGCAAAGCAGCCATATCTTGAAAGTAGATTTAACATATGTTATTGATAGTTCACGCTTAGCTAGATTATTTCACATGAATCTATTTCTGAGAATTTAGTTTGTGTCCTGAACTTCAATTAAACTGTTGCTCAGAAATTAGTTGCTATGTGAGTGTTAATTATTATTCACTTTTATTTTTCTGGTTTTATAATTTATCTCAATTTTATTAGCAAAGTTCACCAAGCAGAATAATCAATATATCTAGTATAGCTCACATGAggggaaaaataaataaagaggATTTAAATAGTGAGACCAAATATGATGAGGCAGATGCTTATGCTCAAAGCAAATTAGCAAATGTATTATTCACCATTGAGCTAGCTAAAAGATTGGAAGGTGAGGTGATCTATTTTCACAATACCTATAGTATAATGACACAGCATTCTCAAATACTACATTTTCTAGGTACTGGTGTTACAGTTAATGCTGTACACCCTGGTATTGTTGATACAGAAATAAATAGACACATGAGCTTTTATAATAGCTGGGTGTCAACAATCTTTATAAAACCTTTTGTTTGGCCATTCATTAAGAATCCTAAACAAGGAACTCATACAGTAATTTATGCTTCATGTAAaccagaattagagaaagttagtggaaaatatttcaggtgagttgagaattatttcaattcatattggTTATTTAACCTCATTCTTTATAAAGATTGTTATTGAATCAGGCTGGACCCTtaaattctttgtttttttatcagtttcaaaaataaatattgagtaatattattatatattttttaatacttTTTATGTGATATGAATATGCATGTTTTCAGTAATTGCGAGGAAAGTGAAGTGTCAGATCTTGCAAAAGATCAATCACTTCAAAAATGGTTATGGGCTGTCAGCGAAAGATGGACAAGGTTGAATGAAACTAAAAATTAGAATATAAATACtgtatttgtaaatattatgtaaatgaatattaaatttttatgtttttcttttggttttttttaattttctggcATGGAGTCGCTTGGAGAAGACTTGGCGGGTAACTCCTAATGCTGAAAAAAGCTCTTCTTGCCTTTGCCCCGGATCCTCACTGAGCAATACCTCCAATTTAGCGTCTTCAAAAGTTTTCGGCTTTCCTTTATGCGGACGGTCAtcaacatcgaaattaccgcCTCAGAAGCGACGGAACCAATCACAGAACGTTATTTCACTTAAAGTATCATTTTCGTAAACTTTTTGGAGCTCTCGATGCGCTTTAGCCgccgtttttttcaaatgaaaggaGACCATCAACATTTCCCGCAAATGACTATTATTTGGCACAAAATCAGATATTCACACAACCAAAAGTATATGACACCAAAACAAAATCACCAATGTGTTAAAACAGTTTGTTTACCATGTTTTTAAGCTTTTTTCATGATGTTTTGGATATGTCAGAATAGACCAGCACCGTAAGGTCATAAACTGAGACCAGCACTACAGTGACGATATATTCAATGTAATTAGCACtacagtgacttgataaaacgCAGTGGCGATACGAGTGGTCCTATTTTTGATTGGTTGCCGGCTCAGCCGCCATTTTTAGGATAAACTCGGTTGTTTACTTTTCGGTTTACCTGATTTTGgcgttttattcaaaatataatgccaACTTTTAATggagaagtaaaaaaaatttcatggtataaatagaaatatactTGTTATCTGTAACTGATATTCTTGGCCTAGAATCCCTTCGCTATATCAAACTTCTCTTGTTATTATTCATGAGCTAAGGTTGTAAGTGCTATTTTTTATACATCAGTATTTCTTACGTTTTTTTGTAACATTAAATTGCCCTCTAATAATCTGCCTAGTTTATGATATTGATACCAAAAATTCGGGTGAATCACTTGTTAACAAACTAGTTATACGcgcatttttcaaatattggcaatttcaatgaaattttaatttagcTGTTTCTGATGTGAATGTATCATTCATCAGAAGCCTTCAATTTGTTCTTGTTATTGTAATTTTTAACAGGAGTAAATGAACGTGAAATCCAAAATATTCTTTTCATTATAGAACTGCGATATATTACTCTAAATGAAAAATGTATGATCTGGATATTCTGTTACGTCCTTACAACGATTGGCCAGTAACTAttcggaaaaaaatcattttatttaattattacaacCTTTTTATAACGATTTTCATTAAATTCCTTTACTTAAACCCCaccccattcgccattttagGCTAAATTTAAATGTGAATGCCTTCGTTTCGTCACTGTGTTTTATCAAGTCTCAGTAACCAGCATTTATTGTGAAACAGAGGAAAATTGGTTGTTTTTATATTAgtagatattttgaaatgaattctGTTGATGTAGGGTTGATGATTGTTGTTTCTGTGCTTATTCTATGGTTTGATATTGTAAAAGAGGTTATTTTAGCGGTTTCTGTTTTGtcaaaatattgttattttgattAACCAGAATGAGTTCCTTATGTTGGGAATCGCCTGATggtaaaataaagaaaaatgtttTGAGTATTGGAGCTATGAAATACAAACCTACCGAGGGCAGCAAATGTAAACTACAGTTCACTGATAGCAGTGAGAATTTATCTCA
It includes:
- the LOC123689055 gene encoding retinol dehydrogenase 13-like isoform X2; the protein is MIENKVVIITGSNTGIGKETARDLAGRKAKVYMACRDMKKCEAAREEIVLETGNKYVYCRKCDLASMESIRKFVKQFKKEEKRLDILINNAGVMRPPYSKTRDGFELQLGVNHMGHFLLTNLLLDNLKQSSPSRIINISSIAHMRGKINKEDLNSETKYDEADAYAQSKLANVLFTIELAKRLEGTGVTVNAVHPGIVDTEINRHMSFYNSWVSTIFIKPFVWPFIKNPKQGTHTVIYASCKPELEKVSGKYFSNCEESEVSDLAKDQSLQKWLWAVSERWTRLNETKN
- the LOC123689055 gene encoding retinol dehydrogenase 12-like isoform X1, translated to MFFSLFSSLPKPLLIGSGLAAAFGASVLLKETSGGAKYSSDVMIENKVVIITGSNTGIGKETARDLAGRKAKVYMACRDMKKCEAAREEIVLETGNKYVYCRKCDLASMESIRKFVKQFKKEEKRLDILINNAGVMRPPYSKTRDGFELQLGVNHMGHFLLTNLLLDNLKQSSPSRIINISSIAHMRGKINKEDLNSETKYDEADAYAQSKLANVLFTIELAKRLEGTGVTVNAVHPGIVDTEINRHMSFYNSWVSTIFIKPFVWPFIKNPKQGTHTVIYASCKPELEKVSGKYFSNCEESEVSDLAKDQSLQKWLWAVSERWTRLNETKN
- the LOC123689054 gene encoding protein YIF1B; translated protein: MNYNSNAGTRTSFGRKVKRVSDVNAMGYTPFEANVPQQPTYANMGQEPQNIPQYPPQDYVTSPMMSQNVDVGPSAPPNVLYNMNMPYMDSSQRPNLSAFKQPIVQDFALQYGQQLASVGTTMIQKEVGRFVPVGKLKYYFAVDTKYVLKKLMLLLFPFTHSNWSIKYEQDAPVQPRFEINAPDLYIPMMAYITYILIAGLLLGTQQRFTFEQIGILSSSALAWFVVELCVYLGTLYISMIQTNLRTLDLLAYSGYKFVGMIFSVLISLFGGKTGYYVCLLYTNFALAFFLIRSLKAQVLSEVSTQTSYYGDPSQRMGNKRRLYFLLFVAFTQPVLAWWLSYHLISGGVIKKEL